In Thermococcus sp. MAR1, a single window of DNA contains:
- a CDS encoding adenosine-specific kinase, whose product IVAETDLGRSVLGVVDGKAANKIETEEQKAERRELVEKIGYKID is encoded by the coding sequence ATCGTTGCCGAGACCGATCTTGGAAGGTCTGTACTTGGCGTCGTTGACGGCAAAGCGGCAAACAAGATAGAGACCGAGGAACAGAAAGCTGAGAGGCGTGAGCTCGTCGAGAAGATTGGTTACA